The following are from one region of the Dehalococcoidia bacterium genome:
- the rpsJ gene encoding 30S ribosomal protein S10 translates to MARQKIRIRLKAFDHRILDQSAQQIVEAAERTGAAVAGPIPLPTRIQKYTVNRGPFIDKDSREQFEMRTHKRLIDIVEPTNKTVDTLMRLQLPAGVDIEIKL, encoded by the coding sequence ATGGCACGGCAGAAGATCCGCATCCGCCTCAAGGCGTTCGACCACCGCATCCTCGATCAGTCTGCTCAGCAGATCGTCGAGGCGGCGGAGCGCACCGGCGCCGCGGTGGCCGGGCCAATCCCGCTGCCCACGCGCATTCAGAAGTACACGGTCAATCGCGGGCCGTTCATCGACAAGGATTCGCGCGAGCAGTTCGAGATGCGCACGCACAAGCGGCTGATCGACATCGTCGAGCCGACGAACAAGACGGTCGATACGCTGATGCGCCTGCAACTGCCGGCCGGCGTGGATATCGAGATCAAACTTTAG
- the rplC gene encoding 50S ribosomal protein L3: MAIEGLLGKKLGMLQRFDDNGEVRGVSVIEAGPCLVTQVKTLETDGYNAVQLGYGAIKDSKLNQPLRGHLKASGGQFRHLREFKVDDIDAWQVGQRVATDIFKPGDRVDVIAVSKGKGFQGGVKRHGFHGGPKTHGQSDRHRAPGSVGSTTTPGRVLKGLRMAGHMGDKQVTVRNLLVVESNPARGILMLAGAVPGGRNGLVRIRRAKKAQGS; the protein is encoded by the coding sequence ATGGCGATCGAAGGTTTGCTCGGCAAGAAGCTCGGCATGTTGCAGCGCTTCGACGACAACGGCGAAGTGCGCGGCGTGAGCGTGATCGAGGCGGGACCGTGCCTCGTCACCCAGGTGAAGACACTGGAGACGGACGGCTACAACGCCGTGCAGCTCGGCTACGGCGCGATCAAGGACAGCAAGCTGAACCAGCCGCTGCGCGGCCATCTCAAGGCGAGCGGCGGCCAGTTCCGCCACCTGCGCGAGTTCAAGGTCGACGACATCGACGCCTGGCAGGTCGGCCAGCGGGTGGCGACCGACATCTTCAAGCCGGGCGACCGCGTGGACGTGATCGCCGTCTCCAAGGGCAAGGGCTTCCAGGGCGGCGTGAAGCGGCACGGCTTCCACGGCGGCCCCAAGACGCACGGCCAGTCGGACCGGCATCGCGCCCCCGGCTCCGTCGGCTCGACCACGACGCCGGGGCGCGTGCTCAAGGGGCTGCGCATGGCCGGGCACATGGGCGACAAGCAGGTGACCGTGCGCAATCTGCTGGTGGTGGAGTCGAACCCGGCGCGCGGCATCCTCATGCTTGCCGGCGCGGTGCCCGGCGGGCGCAACGGCCTCGTGCGCATCCGGCGGGCGAAGAAAGCGCAGGGAAGCTGA